The following proteins are co-located in the Desulfobulbaceae bacterium genome:
- a CDS encoding type II toxin-antitoxin system Phd/YefM family antitoxin, with translation MTQLNIAEAKAHFSEIIQKALLGEEIIIAKGNRPLVKIVPLTSATEKRKPGSGAGLLQYMADDFDTPLDDFKEYI, from the coding sequence ATGACACAACTTAACATTGCTGAAGCAAAAGCCCACTTCTCAGAAATTATCCAAAAGGCCCTTCTTGGAGAGGAGATCATCATTGCCAAAGGAAACCGCCCATTGGTCAAAATTGTGCCATTAACATCCGCTACTGAAAAAAGAAAACCAGGATCGGGCGCGGGGCTTCTCCAATATATGGCCGATGATTTCGATACCCCCCTCGATGACTTCAAAGAATATATATGA
- a CDS encoding type II toxin-antitoxin system VapC family toxin yields the protein MKKILLDTHTFIWWVEGSPQLTCNAQKQIENTKNECFLSLASSWEMAIKSSIGKLKLACSIKEYIPQHLSINQFKELPISFQHVTRVESLAFHHRDPFDRLLVAQALEEKMIIVSADPIFDTYKVKRIW from the coding sequence ATGAAAAAAATATTACTGGATACCCATACATTTATCTGGTGGGTTGAAGGGTCACCACAACTCACGTGCAATGCCCAAAAGCAGATTGAGAACACTAAAAATGAATGTTTTCTGAGTCTGGCCAGCAGTTGGGAGATGGCCATAAAATCAAGCATAGGCAAACTAAAGTTAGCATGTTCAATAAAAGAGTATATCCCACAGCATCTGTCGATAAATCAGTTCAAAGAATTGCCAATAAGTTTTCAACATGTAACAAGAGTAGAATCATTAGCATTCCACCATCGAGATCCATTTGACAGACTACTTGTCGCCCAGGCTTTAGAAGAAAAAATGATTATTGTCTCTGCTGATCCAATATTCGACACCTATAAAGTAAAACGTATTTGGTAA